The Bombus fervidus isolate BK054 chromosome 6, iyBomFerv1, whole genome shotgun sequence genome contains a region encoding:
- the Kon gene encoding chondroitin sulfate proteoglycan 4-like protein: MFLNDMELLMFLAVTASLLGYCQTDEKVSFYGASYIHLPVQEAKGATDISFRFRTHLADAMLLLAAGKTDYCLIKLEAGRLKVHINLGAGESEMASARGLTLNDLSWHEVNLTRREANITLQIDVIHTTKSLLPGRFFELNIHYGVFIGGQGDFNELFLGHTDYLRGCMADIIYNGARVIEYAKSRKGQSEATAVTWSCSPEFDATRSTEVSFVEDGAFTAIPRPIPRSGSKWEFELKTGAESGLLLYNTGQSSYADYLGIELFEGKIRLLMNKGNGPTELIHGTPVADGKWHRVAVDFNPSGIGITVDRQEKTITLPSGGNRYLDLADTLYIGGTELNKRARALGKGLKSGDVSYNGCLRNMLLDNKELGLPDVKISQGIVVGCVWGYPCIDADPCISEAVCSQLGVSSFKCDCDQPLCIKANYAEDHKVHSRVNLPVNLEILSLRPLLLSEGEHALLTSDNIAMVLDIAKYGMEEDGVIFNLVTPPTYGTLALDLLTTRTAHSFTLQDVNRDKVQYMHDGSETTEDSMILDVRLVAGAGYTLPGYLRGRLRFPLHVNVTPVNDPPLLEISTAKVLRLAQGTRKILTKEFIWAIDADTPSDMLVYTVLRTDTDAGYVERVTYPSRPIDTFTQAELMQGLIAYVHRGNAKPNAKLDLRVSDGIESSQPASLRVAAHPLEIKLMQNTGLVVVHRSYSYLTSANLSFVTNSDDNTIDIRYDIVSQPQFGTIQKLKDVSSSWMNVDRFTSRDIELHTIRYLHNEGSPNQDEFKFQASVREVTAQHTYDFRITFIDLELKETKRVPINFTNVAEVSVTGQNLKFQTNPLTTTLNKIAFTVTTGPRYGNLFLSSRKLETGDTFTQEDIDSGKLKYRLFKRAYSTILDEFAFKVSAPQCIDLHSILKFRHYLSKNVKPLDSLETLRVDEGSRVPLRILRTNPRDYGVTSLIYNLTIVPHHGWLTVTNNSKSHSRNNTFYFTSEELSSQKVYYVHDDSETREDSFQFVAIASDAVDFMYVGLFRIEITMKNDNAPERVVHKVFHVVSKGERLLTNKDLAYIDKDIDTKPNELIYTRRDTQKNGIYRVTNPTSQVHEFSQQDIDDNQILFKHQGDDHGKFEFGVTDGHFYTAGVLEIQASPPYVRLRESNGSVVQFNRSVALRPNELDVETNVYTSDKDIKYTVLEKPKHGVLLKHGRETNSFNKENLRYGIVLYKHLGGSLAKDGFKFKVSTKGAEAEGIFLIKIYPESYWQPLIVQNNKTVFVEEATSILLSKKSLEIMHPKIADSEIIYYLKEWPQNGYLELQIHDEHSDETREDYIGNAVKFFDQSMINEGRVFYVQSVMNQTNDKFVVDVTNGITWLRDLSVNFVIVPEKLYVETKGVVVIEGKSTILDETNFSILTPYYSGKVTDYRILEKPKHGVILESTKNSQVKKFSQKHLTGGIILYKHNGDESSRDSFKMVLVAGDKTSEPFDVWVTVQPVNDEVPVLVNRTKLTVWQGGSIALTPDKLAAVDNDTMARDITFNISGVRNGLISLKSSPELDLYNFTQQQIDDSKIIFTHTNGSDAEFNFVLYDGVHTTESYTILIATKPVRLTIEQNAALNVFPLTRKMLSNKLLLTKCSDETREIKYTVRNGPHLGKIIMETSEGAWLNVERFTQRDINNSKVFYEHTKQFMDLTANDSFTFDVEAHFAESLTNQMFQIDISVSSGGLDRYVSVKNVRVEEGGSAQVIMNISGIVSFLQTHAGIENPAVLSRLVSQPSHGHVMILPDLNVTTFSQPQIEGGKIAYYHDHSDTLEDRINFSLYLTPGHILLCNTSIPVIIEPVNDEPFKLITNAPSITVVQNQNQTITRENLLTTDPDTPPEEIAYDVISRPTYGRLLLLPFNENISEVRQVNKFTQHDVDSNRLVYEHNGPLQAASFYFRVWDGRFNPTYTVFNVYVLPIKLNVTVPGPVNLQQGSNVALISESNVKLDTNARQDLVIYEVTAIPKYGVLYVRDGAAASFKQTDLLSKSVMFMQTDMTVSNDSLELTARLSGFEQKRIRIEIKIVPLMIMNPMIALAGEKTRITLQYMDATPLAKLTSSNPIYTIMKKPKFGKIKRIIRSSSSSGEKRGTREKEVTKFSHQEVMSGVIYMVCRKIPTMEYEGVIDSFVFILAASIFQPAVGEFEFRVKLDMDDYNMTLGGPMDPVGHEGEMAIAPNMSNDYLLILGMLLGVFLLGVVVIITIRCRHNKYKHAEEEKPEPTPAVGVMPLPRPPDHLMPVTPHVKRYANDHNSVAASTPLPVLPTMTSTLPQCKVIPLSPLESITGSEVDVSAKYPYGVADGDEWSSFDTSDLPCQSATTQRTNNPLLRRNQYWV, encoded by the exons GGCACACGGATTACTTGAGAGGCTGCATGGCTGACATAATCTACAATGGCGCCAGGGTAATAGAATACGCCAAGTCGAGAAAAGGCCAGTCGGAGGCGACTGCCGTTACGTGGAGCTGTTCACCGGAATTCGACGCTACAAGAAGCACGGAAGTTAGTTTCGTGGAGGATGGTGCGTTCACGGCGATCCCAAGACCTATTCCACGCTCGGGCTCCAA ATGGGAATTCGAGTTGAAGACCGGCGCGGAGAGTGGCCTGCTGCTCTACAACACTGGGCAATCGTCGTACGCCGATTACCTCGGGATCGAGTTGTTCGAGGGTAAAATTCGACTTCTGATGAACAAAGGGAACGGGCCGACCGAGTTGATACACGGCACGCCGGTGGCGGACGGCAAGTGGCATCGGGTGGCCGTTGACTTCAATCCGAGCGGAATCGGGATCACGGTCGACCGTCAAGAAAAAACGATCACTCTACCCTCCGGTGGAAATCGCTACCTCGATCTGGCCGACACCCTTTACATAGGCGGCACAGAGCTGAATAAACGCGCCAGAGCGCTCGGCAAAGGCCTCAAATCCGGTGACGTGAGCTACAATGGTTGCTTGCGAAATATGCTGCTGGATAACAAGGAGCTCGGTCTGCCGGACGTTAAAATCAGCCAGGGTATCGTCGTTGGCTGCGTTTGGGGATATCCCTGTATCGACGCAGATCCCTGTATTTCCGAAGCAGTTTGCTCGCAACTAGGTGTCAGCTCTTTTAAGTGCGACTGTGACCAACCACTGTGCATCAAAGCAAACTACGCCGAGGATCACAAG GTTCACTCGAGGGTAAATTTGCCCGTGAATTTGGAGATACTCTCGCTAAGGCCCTTGCTACTATCCGAAGGGGAACACGCGCTGCTGACGAGCGATAACATTGCCATGGTACTAGACATTGCTAAATATGGGATGGAAGAGGACGGTGTTATCTTCAACTTGGTAACACCGCCCACGTACGGTACCTTGGCCCTGGATCTTTTAACGACCAGAACCGCGCATTCCTTCACTCTTCAAGACGTTAATCGAGATAAG GTACAATACATGCACGATGGCAGTGAAACCACAGAGGACAGTATGATCCTGGATGTGAGATTAGTGGCAGGAGCTGGCTACACGTTGCCAGGCTACCTGCGAGGGCGACTTAGGTTTCCACTTCACGTCAACGTTACACCCGTTAATGATCCGCCGTTGCTCGAAATATCGACCGCGAAAGTGCTACGACTCGCTCAA GGCACGAGGAAAATCTTgacgaaagaatttatttggGCGATCGATGCTGACACGCCGTCAGACATGTTGGTTTACACGGTCTTACGTACCGACACGGATGCTGGCTATGTGGAAAGAGTGACTTACCCGTCGCGACCAATCGACACGTTTACCCAGGCTGAATTAATGCAAGGATTAATTGCATACGTACACCGCGGAAACG CGAAACCAAACGCGAAGCTGGATCTTCGAGTGAGCGACGGAATAGAAAGCAGCCAGCCGGCGAGTTTAAGGGTGGCAGCTCATCCCCTGGAAATCAAGTTGATGCAGAATACCGGACTGGTCGTGGTGCATCGGTCTTACTCGTACCTCACATCAGCGAATCTCTCTTTTGTCACCAATTCCGACGACAACactatcgatatacgttacgatATCGTCTCGCAGCCACAATTTGGGACGATTCAGAAGCTGAAAGACGTCTCGAGTAGCTGGATGAACGTCGACCGTTTCACCAGCAGGGATATCGAGCTACACACGATACGGTATCTTCACAACGAGGGCAGCCCGAATCAAGACGAGTTTAAGTTTCAAGCGAGCGTTAGAGAGGTAACGGCGCAGCACACCTACGACTTTCGAATCACATTCATCGATCTCgaattgaaagaaacgaagagggTGCCGATTAACTTCACCAACGTAGCCGAGGTGTCGGTCACCGGGCAAAATCTGAAGTTCCAAACGAATCCATTGACAACCACGCTTAACAAGATCGCGTTCACCGTGACAACGGGACCAAGGTACGGTAATCTGTTCCTTTCGAGTCGAAAGCTAGAAACCGGAGACACGTTCACCCAAGAGGACATCGACTCcggtaaattgaaatatcgattGTTCAAGAGAGCCTATTCCACCATTCTCGATGAATTCGCCTTCAAAGTGAGCGCCCCACAGTGCATCGATTTGCACTCGATCTTGAAGTTTAGGCACTACCTCAGCAAGAACGTGAAACCTTTGGACAGCCTGGAAACTCTGAGGGTGGACGAAGGCTCTAGAGTACCTCTAAGAATACTGCGAACGAATCCAAGGGATTACGGAGTTACGTCGCTGATATACAACTTGACGATAGTTCCGCATCACGGTTGGTTGACCGTCACGAACAACTCCAAGTCTCACTCACGGAACAACACGTTCTATTTTACTTCCGAAGAACTTTCCTCCCAAAAAGTCTACTACGTGCACGATGACTCAGAGACTAGAGAAGACTCGTTTCAGTTCGTCGCTATCGCCTCGGACGCCGTGGATTTTATGTACGTGGGCTTGTTCCGCATCGAAATCACAATGAAGAACGACAACGCTCCAGAGCGAGTGGTTCACAAGGTATTTCACGTGGTGTCGAAGGGCGAAAGGTTGTTGACGAACAAAGATCTCGCGTATATAGACAAGGACATCGATACGAAGCCTAACGAGCTGATTTACACGAGAAGAGATACCCAGAAGAATGGAATATACAGGGTGACCAATCCTACGTCGCAGGTACATGAATTCAGTCAGCAAGACATCGACGACAATCAGATACTGTTTAAACATCAGGGCGATGACCACGGAAAGTTCGAATTCGGCGTTACCGATGGGCATTTTTACACGGCCGGAGTCCTTGAAATTCAAGCCAGTCCTCCTTACGTGAGGTTGAGAGAGAGCAACGGGTCCGTCGTGCAATTTAATCGATCGGTTGCCCTCCGACCCAACGAGTTGGATGTTGAAACGAACGTGTATACCTCCGACAAGGATATCAAGTACACGGTGTTGGAGAAACCAAAACACGGGGTGCTGTTGAAACACGGTAGAGAAACAAACTCGTTCAACAAAGAGAATCTGCGTTATGGTATAGTCTTGTACAAACATCTCGGCGGATCTTTGGCAAAGGACGGTTTTAAGTTCAAAGTGTCGACGAAGGGAGCAGAGGCAGAGggaatatttctaattaagaTTTATCCCGAGAGCTATTGGCAACCGTTGATCGTGCAGAACAATAAAACTGTGTTCGTGGAAGAGGCCACTAGTATCTTGTTAAGCAAAAAGAGCTTGGAAATTATGCATCCCAAGATAGCGGATtccgaaataatttattatttgaaagagTGGCCACAGAACGGGTATCTAGAGCTACAGATTCACGACGAGCACAGCGACGAGACACGAGAAGATTATATCGGAAACGCGGTGAAATTTTTCGACCAAAGTATGATAAACGAGGGTCGCGTGTTCTACGTACAATCCGTGATGaatcaaacgaacgacaaATTTGTCGTCGATGTAACGAACGGAATAACTTGGCTGCGCGATCTAAGCGTGAACTTCGTGATCGTCCCGGAAAAACTGTACGTCGAAACGAAGGGTGTCGTCGTGATCGAGGGAAAGAGCACCATTCTCGATGAGACGAACTTCTCCATCCTCACTCCTTACTATTCCGGCAAAGTAACGGATTATCGAATTCTAGAAAAACCGAAACACGGTGTGATTCTGGAATCAACCAAGAATTCTCAGGTGAAAAAATTCTCGCAGAAACACCTAACCGGaggaataatattatacaaacacAACGGCGATGAATCTTCCAGAGATTCGTTCAAGATGGTACTCGTTGCCGGTGATAAAACTAGCGAACCCTTCGACGTCTGGGTCACGGTGCAACCCGTTAACGACGAAGTGCCTGTGCTCGTCAACAGAACTAAATTAACGGTTTGGCAAGGTGGTTCGATCGCGTTAACGCCTGATAAATTAGCCGCTGTTGATAACGATACCATGGCACGTGACATAACGTTCAACATAAGCGGAGTCAGGAACGGATTAATCTCGTTAAAATCTTCTCCGGAGCTGGATCTTTACAATTTCACACAGCAACAGATCGATGACTCGAAAATCATTTTTACCCATACGA ATGGATCCGACGCTGAGTTCAATTTCGTGCTCTACGACGGAGTACACACCACGGAATCTTATACGATACTGATAGCAACTAAACCAGTTCGACTGACTATCGAGCAGAACGCCGCACTCAATGTTTTTCCACTGACCAGAAAAATGTTATCGAACAAACTACTGTTGACGAAATGCTCGGACGAAACgcgagaaataaaatacacggTGCGAAATGGACCGCATCTCGGCAAGATTATCATGGAGACGAGCGAGGGCGCGTGGTTGAACGTTGAGCGGTTCACGCAAAGAGACATCAACAACAGCAAAGTTTTCTACGAACATACTAAACAATTTATGGACTTGACCGCCAATGATTCGTTTACGTTCGACGTGGAAGCACACTTTGCGGAATCCTTAACTAATCAG ATGTTTCAAATAGATATTTCAGTCTCCAGTGGCGGATTAGACAGATACGTATCAGTGAAGAACGTGAGAGTGGAAGAAGGTGGTTCGGCCCAAGTCATCATGAACATCAGCGGAATCGTGTCGTTTCTTCAAACTCACGCTGGTATCGAGAATCCAGCGGTGCTCTCGAGACTAGTCAGTCAACCTAGCCACGGCCATGTGATGATTCTTCCAGATTTAAATGTCACCACTTTCTCCCAGCCACAAATCGAAGGTGGAAAAATCGCTTATTATCACGACCATTCGGATACGTTGGAAGATCGcatcaatttttctctttaccTGACCCCTGGTCACATCCTGCTGTGCAACACCAGCATTCCGGTAATAATCGAACCGGTAAACGACGAACCGTTCAAATTGATCACGAACGCGCCATCCATTACAGTGGTGCAAAATCAAAATCAAACGATAACTAGGGAGAACTTGTTGACAACCGATCCGGACACTCCGCCAGAGGAAATCGCATACGACGTGATATCTAGGCCAACGTACGGTCGTCTGTTGCTTCTACCATTCAACGAAAATATTTCGGAAGTTCGTCAAGTGAACAAATTCACTCAGCACGATGTCGACTCCAATCGACTGGTATACGAGCACAATGGTCCGCTTCAAGCAGCTTCCTTTTACTTCAGGGTGTGGGATGGACGTTTCAATCCAACGTATACGGTGTTCAACGTGTACGTTTTACCCATCAAACTGAACGTTACCGTTCCCGGTCCTGTGAACCTGCAACAAGGCTCGAACGTAGCTCTGATCTCCGAGAGCAACGTAAAGCTCGATACTAACGCGAGACAAGACTTGGTCATTTACGAAGTAACGGCGATTCCAAAGTACGGGGTGTTGTACGTACGCGACGGTGCGGCGGCTAGCTTTAAGCAAACAGACTTGCTGTCGAAGAGCGTCATGTTCATGCAAACGGACATGACCGTATCGAACGACAGTCTCGAACTGACCGCACGACTCAGCGGATTTGAACAGAAACGCATAAGAATTGAAATAAAGATAGTACCCTTGATGATTATGAACCCTATGATCGCTCTGGCAGGCGAAAAGACCAGGATAACGTTGCAATATATGGACGCCACACCGTTGGCGAAGCTAACGAGCAGTAATCCCATATATACGATCATGAAAAAGCCGAAATTTGGTAAAATAAAGAGAATCATCAGAAGTTCTTCGTCTTCCGGCGAGAAACGTGGAACTCGAGAGAAAGAAGTGACGAAATTCTCACACCAGGAAGTGATGTCAGGTGTGATTTACATGGTTTGTAGAAAAATTCCAACGATGGAGTACGAGGGAGTAATCGATAGTTTCGTGTTCATCTTAGCGGCCTCTATCTTTCAACCAGCCGTAGGTGAGTTCGAGTTTCGCGTGAAACTCGACATGGACGACTATAATATGACGCTGGGTGGCCCGATGGATCCGGTGGGTCACGAAGGTGAAATGGCGATCGCACCCAATATGAGCAACGACTACCTGTTAATCCTAGGAATGCTCCTTGGCGTATTTTTGCTCGGTGTAGTGGTGATCATTACCATCAGGTGTAGACATAACAAATACAAACATGCCGAAGAAGAAAAACCAGAACCAACTCCAGCGGTGGGTGTAATGCCTCTTCCAAGACCTCCAGATCATTTAATGCCTGTGACACCTCATGTGAAGCGTTACGCCAACGATCACAATAGCGTTGCAGCCAGTACACCGTTACCGGTTCTACCGACGATGACGTCGACCCTACCTCAGTGCAAGGTGATACCTCTGAGTCCATTGGAAAGTATCACAGGATCCGAAGTGGACGTTTCAGCGAAATATCCGTACGGTGTCGCGGATGGGGACGAATGGAGCAGCTTCGACACGTCCGATCTACCTTGTCAATCGGCCACCACGCAGAGGACCAACAACCCCTTGTTAAGAAGAAATCAATATTGGGTCTAG